A single Anaerolineales bacterium DNA region contains:
- a CDS encoding response regulator transcription factor: MSEDRVTKTIMIVDDEERLVSLLEAYFSQEGFRVVKAANGRQALILARQEKPDLIVLDIMMPEMNGYEFMAAHRKEQHTPIIMLTARVDNDDKVIGLELGADDYVTKPFRPRELLARVRALLRRVGANEPTAKVLRRLDVTLDRESHLVTVGEREVDLTPSEFDLLAALMSTPGRAFSRLELLDRIQGTAYEGYERTIDVHVKNLRSKIEADPREPRYIETVYGVGYRFSRD, translated from the coding sequence ATGAGTGAGGATCGTGTGACAAAAACCATCATGATCGTAGACGATGAAGAACGCCTGGTCTCTTTACTGGAGGCGTACTTCAGCCAGGAAGGATTCCGCGTGGTGAAGGCCGCCAACGGCCGCCAGGCACTCATCCTGGCGCGGCAGGAGAAACCGGATCTTATCGTGCTCGACATCATGATGCCGGAAATGAACGGCTACGAATTCATGGCCGCGCATCGCAAGGAGCAGCACACGCCGATCATCATGCTCACCGCCAGGGTCGACAACGACGACAAGGTAATCGGTTTGGAACTCGGCGCCGACGACTACGTAACCAAACCGTTCCGTCCGCGCGAACTCCTGGCGCGCGTGCGTGCCTTGCTGCGCCGCGTGGGCGCCAACGAACCCACCGCCAAGGTGCTGCGCCGCCTGGACGTCACGCTCGATCGCGAGAGTCATCTGGTGACCGTTGGGGAGCGCGAAGTCGATCTCACGCCTTCCGAGTTCGACCTGCTGGCGGCGTTGATGTCCACTCCGGGCCGCGCCTTCTCGCGTCTGGAGCTTCTCGATCGCATCCAGGGCACGGCCTACGAAGGTTACGAACGCACCATCGACGTGCACGTCAAGAATCTGCGTTCCAAGATCGAAGCCGACCCCCGCGAGCCGCGCTACATCGAAACGGTCTACGGCGTGGGTTATCGTTTCAGCCGGGATTGA